The proteins below come from a single Ruegeria sp. THAF33 genomic window:
- a CDS encoding glyoxylate/hydroxypyruvate reductase A — MPVNVLFSARPALWPVYELLLNRYLAEAGVEARLGTEFDPDQVDYVVYAPNGGLLDFSPFTRLKAVLSLWAGVEKIADNDTLTVPLARMVDHGLTQGMTEWVVGHVLRYHLGMDRHITIQDGVWAPDAPPLAQERKVCILGLGALGEAAARALASLNFTVTGWSRTAKAIPGVTCLHGPDGLRDALSRAEILVLLLPDTAATENALNAETLALLPKGARIINPGRGPLIDDDALLVALNAGQVGHATLDVFRVEPLPPDHPYWAHRNVTVTPHIASETRPATAAQVICENIRRGEAGEPFVHLVDRALGY; from the coding sequence ATGCCCGTAAACGTTCTGTTTTCCGCGCGCCCTGCCCTGTGGCCCGTGTATGAACTGCTGCTCAATCGATACCTTGCGGAAGCCGGCGTTGAGGCGCGGCTCGGTACGGAGTTTGACCCGGATCAGGTCGATTACGTTGTCTACGCTCCGAATGGCGGGTTACTGGATTTTTCGCCCTTTACACGCCTGAAAGCGGTTCTGAGTCTCTGGGCCGGGGTTGAAAAGATCGCGGACAATGACACGCTGACCGTCCCCTTGGCGCGAATGGTGGATCACGGGCTGACGCAGGGTATGACCGAATGGGTGGTGGGCCACGTGCTGCGCTATCATCTGGGAATGGATCGCCACATCACCATCCAGGATGGCGTCTGGGCCCCGGATGCCCCGCCTTTGGCGCAAGAGCGCAAAGTGTGCATTCTGGGCCTGGGCGCTTTGGGCGAAGCCGCGGCCCGCGCCCTGGCCTCGCTGAATTTCACGGTCACAGGCTGGAGCCGCACCGCCAAGGCCATCCCCGGCGTAACCTGCCTGCATGGCCCAGACGGTCTGCGTGACGCGCTTTCCCGGGCCGAGATACTGGTTCTGCTGCTGCCTGACACCGCTGCCACCGAAAACGCGTTGAATGCTGAAACGCTGGCCCTGCTGCCCAAGGGCGCGCGGATCATCAACCCGGGTCGCGGGCCCCTGATCGATGACGATGCGCTGCTGGTTGCCTTGAACGCGGGTCAGGTCGGTCACGCGACGCTGGATGTGTTCCGGGTCGAACCCCTGCCCCCCGATCATCCGTATTGGGCACATCGGAACGTGACGGTGACCCCTCATATCGCGTCCGAGACCCGCCCGGCCACAGCCGCGCAGGTCATTTGCGAAAACATCCGGCGCGGCGAAGCCGGAGAGCCCTTCGTGCACCTGGTGGATCGCGCTTTGGGCTACTGA
- the rodA gene encoding rod shape-determining protein RodA produces the protein MSYLEYAVKSTPSGFRKFLYMNWPLTLLLISTASAGFLMLYSVAGGSWTPWAEPQMERFGLGLIAMFIIALVPIWFWRNMSVLAYLGSVALLVFVELFGTIGMGAQRWIDLGFMRLQPSEVMKVALVMVLAAYYDWLPSHKTSRPLWVFIPVALIVLPTLLVLKQPDLGTSILLLAAGGGLMFLAGVHWAYFAAVIAAVVGLIAAVFNSRGTDWQLLKDYQFRRIDTFLDPSTDPLGAGYHITQSKIALGSGGWNGRGFMQGTQSRLNFLPEKHTDFIFTTLAEEFGFVGGITLLILYALILVFCMATALATKDRFSSLVTLGIALNFFLFFAVNMSMVMGMAPVVGVPLPMVSYGGSAMLVLMAAFGIVQSAHIHRPR, from the coding sequence ATGAGCTATCTTGAATATGCCGTGAAATCCACGCCCTCGGGGTTTCGGAAATTCCTGTACATGAACTGGCCGCTGACCCTGTTGCTGATCAGCACGGCCAGCGCCGGGTTCCTGATGCTGTATTCGGTTGCCGGTGGGTCGTGGACACCCTGGGCAGAACCGCAGATGGAGCGGTTCGGACTTGGCCTGATCGCGATGTTCATCATTGCTTTGGTTCCGATCTGGTTCTGGCGCAACATGTCCGTGCTGGCCTATCTCGGGTCGGTTGCGTTGCTGGTATTCGTGGAGTTGTTCGGAACCATCGGCATGGGCGCGCAGCGTTGGATCGACCTTGGATTCATGCGCCTGCAACCCTCAGAAGTCATGAAAGTGGCCCTGGTCATGGTTCTGGCGGCCTATTACGACTGGCTGCCATCGCACAAGACGTCCCGCCCTCTGTGGGTCTTTATTCCCGTGGCCCTGATTGTCCTGCCCACGCTGCTGGTTCTGAAGCAGCCGGATCTCGGCACGTCGATCCTGCTGTTGGCTGCCGGTGGCGGGCTGATGTTTCTTGCGGGTGTCCACTGGGCCTACTTTGCAGCCGTCATTGCCGCCGTCGTGGGCCTGATCGCCGCCGTGTTCAACAGTCGCGGGACCGACTGGCAGTTGCTCAAGGATTATCAGTTCCGCCGGATCGACACGTTTCTTGACCCCTCTACCGATCCTTTGGGTGCCGGATATCACATCACGCAATCCAAGATCGCCCTTGGTTCCGGGGGCTGGAACGGGCGCGGTTTCATGCAGGGTACGCAATCCCGGCTGAACTTCCTGCCCGAGAAACACACCGATTTCATCTTCACCACCCTCGCAGAGGAGTTCGGATTCGTCGGAGGCATCACGCTCTTGATTCTCTACGCCCTGATCCTTGTGTTCTGCATGGCGACCGCGCTGGCCACCAAGGATCGGTTCTCGTCACTGGTTACTCTGGGCATCGCGCTGAACTTCTTCTTGTTCTTTGCCGTCAACATGTCGATGGTGATGGGCATGGCACCGGTTGTGGGCGTCCCTCTGCCAATGGTCAGCTATGGCGGATCGGCCATGCTGGTGCTGATGGCCGCGTTCGGCATCGTCCAAAGCGCTCATATCCATCGTCCCCGCTGA
- a CDS encoding M3 family metallopeptidase encodes MTNPILSNWTTPFEIAPFSDISDDDFSPALEQAMKEHNAEIDAIAANPDTPTFANTIEALEAAGGQLDKVLSVFFTIAGADSNPKREELQRAFSPRLSAHFSGISSNKSLFKRVADLWARRDDLDLTEEQARVLMLTHRGFVRAGAALEGDEDARMQKIKSRLASLGTSFTQNLLADERDWYMDLTEEDLNGLPDFVVDAARAAGQEKKAQGPVVTLSRSLIVPFLQFSPRRDLREKAYRAWAARGANGGETDNRDIAAEILALREERAKLLGYDTFADYKLETEMARTPDRVRELLMQVWGPAKSRADADADVLTQMMQEDGINGPLEAWDWRYYAEKRRKAEHDLDEAALKPYLQLDRMIEASFACANRLFGLEFKPLDVPLYHPDCRAWDVTRDGQHVAVFIGDYFARGSKRSGAWCSAMRAQAKFPKKQTPVVINVCNFAKGDPALLSYDDARTLFHEFGHALHQMLSNVTYESISGTSVARDFVELPSQLYEHWLEVPEVLAEFATHAETGEPMPQEMLQKVLKAANFDQGFQTVEYVASALVDLAFHDGEAPTDPMAKQSEVLAGLGMPKAIGMRHATPHFAHVFAGDGYSSGYYSYMWSEVMDADAFAAFEEAGGAFDPERAKALEDNILSTGGSREAEDLYLAFRGRLPGVDALLKGRGLIAA; translated from the coding sequence ATGACCAACCCGATCCTGTCCAACTGGACCACACCATTTGAAATCGCCCCTTTTTCCGATATCTCGGATGATGATTTCTCGCCGGCACTGGAGCAGGCGATGAAAGAGCACAACGCCGAAATTGACGCGATAGCGGCAAATCCGGATACCCCCACATTCGCCAACACGATCGAGGCGCTCGAGGCTGCGGGCGGGCAACTTGACAAGGTCCTGTCGGTCTTCTTCACGATCGCGGGCGCGGACAGCAACCCCAAGCGGGAAGAACTGCAACGCGCGTTTTCCCCCAGGCTTTCGGCGCATTTTTCGGGCATTTCTTCCAACAAGTCGCTGTTCAAGCGTGTGGCCGACCTATGGGCACGGCGCGATGATCTTGACCTGACCGAGGAACAGGCGCGTGTGCTGATGCTGACCCACCGGGGCTTTGTGCGTGCCGGCGCGGCTTTGGAAGGAGACGAAGACGCCCGTATGCAAAAGATCAAGTCGCGCCTCGCGTCGCTGGGCACGTCGTTTACCCAGAACCTGCTGGCGGATGAGCGGGACTGGTACATGGATCTGACCGAAGAGGATCTGAACGGCCTGCCGGATTTCGTCGTGGACGCGGCGCGTGCCGCTGGGCAGGAGAAGAAGGCACAGGGGCCGGTGGTCACCTTGTCACGGTCGCTGATCGTGCCGTTTCTGCAATTCTCGCCCCGCCGGGACCTGCGTGAAAAAGCCTATCGCGCCTGGGCCGCACGCGGTGCCAATGGGGGCGAGACAGACAACCGAGATATCGCGGCCGAGATTCTGGCCTTGCGCGAAGAGCGTGCCAAGCTTCTGGGCTATGATACATTCGCCGACTACAAGCTGGAAACCGAGATGGCGCGCACGCCGGATCGGGTGCGTGAACTGTTGATGCAGGTTTGGGGACCGGCCAAGTCCCGCGCCGACGCCGACGCGGATGTTCTGACGCAGATGATGCAGGAAGACGGCATCAACGGCCCTCTGGAAGCCTGGGATTGGCGGTACTATGCTGAAAAGCGGCGCAAGGCGGAACATGATCTGGATGAGGCCGCGTTGAAACCCTATCTGCAACTGGATCGCATGATTGAGGCTTCGTTTGCCTGCGCCAACCGGCTTTTCGGGCTGGAATTCAAACCGTTGGACGTACCCCTCTATCACCCGGATTGCCGGGCTTGGGACGTTACCCGCGACGGGCAGCATGTTGCCGTATTTATCGGAGACTACTTTGCACGAGGGTCCAAGCGGTCAGGTGCCTGGTGCAGCGCGATGAGGGCGCAGGCCAAATTCCCAAAGAAGCAGACACCGGTTGTCATCAATGTCTGCAACTTTGCCAAGGGGGATCCCGCCCTGCTGTCCTATGATGACGCGCGGACCCTGTTTCATGAATTCGGCCATGCCCTGCACCAGATGCTGTCCAACGTGACATATGAAAGCATCTCGGGCACGTCTGTGGCGCGCGATTTCGTAGAATTGCCCAGCCAGCTTTACGAACACTGGCTGGAAGTGCCCGAGGTTCTTGCCGAGTTTGCGACCCATGCGGAAACGGGCGAGCCGATGCCGCAGGAAATGCTGCAAAAGGTGCTGAAGGCGGCCAATTTCGATCAGGGATTCCAGACGGTGGAATATGTCGCCTCGGCCCTTGTTGATCTGGCCTTCCACGATGGCGAGGCGCCGACAGATCCGATGGCGAAACAGTCAGAAGTTTTGGCCGGGTTGGGGATGCCGAAGGCCATTGGAATGCGCCACGCTACTCCGCATTTCGCGCATGTCTTTGCAGGCGATGGCTACAGCTCGGGGTACTACAGCTATATGTGGTCCGAAGTGATGGATGCCGACGCCTTTGCCGCCTTTGAAGAGGCGGGAGGTGCCTTTGACCCCGAACGCGCCAAAGCGTTGGAGGACAACATCCTGTCCACTGGCGGTTCGCGCGAGGCAGAAGACCTGTATCTGGCGTTCCGGGGAAGATTGCCGGGGGTTGACGCCCTGTTGAAAGGCCGCGGTCTGATCGCGGCCTGA